A stretch of the Cherax quadricarinatus isolate ZL_2023a unplaced genomic scaffold, ASM3850222v1 Contig2830, whole genome shotgun sequence genome encodes the following:
- the LOC128698553 gene encoding juvenile hormone epoxide hydrolase 1-like isoform X2 yields the protein MSWSRLMVVGLMVVVVSYKVKYMMKEPPLPHLEPDPWWGPGEPQDEDVSINRFSISVSDEDLRDFKARLALPLRLTPALEDANFTYGMNSDTLQEIVEHWREKYDWRKREARLNSYPHFKTRIEGLDIHFMRANSKIGSAKNVKAVPLLLIHGWPGSFVEFYDILPLLNHPQEGSNVVFDVICASIPGYGFSQSSSKQGFGNIETAQVFLKLMKRLGYEKFYLQGGDWGSLIATNMAIMYPDHILGVHVNMVFVNSPAVTLKMILGAYLPAGVLVAKEDQNKLYPLSNLFSMMVIESGYMHIQSTKPDTIGAALNQNPVSLAAYILEKFSTWTHKDNPHKPDGGLLHSNFPISLDNMLDNICIYWFTNSITTSVRFYSEGFNKKTYGKLDTIPVRVPAGLASFPQEILNLPKNFIAHKFYNIVTYNEQPAGGHFAAMERPALLAVDLHKFVTTLEKTT from the exons ATGTCATGGTCacggttgatggtggtggggttgatggtggtggtagtgtcatacAAGGTGAAGTACATGATGAAGGAGCCTCCACTTCCCCACCTTGAACCTGACCCTTGGTGGGGGCCAGGGGAACCACAGGACGAAGATGTCTCCATCAATCGTTTTAGCATCAGTGTTTCTGATGAG GACTTGCGAGATTTTAAGGCTCGCCTGGCACTGCCCCTGAGACTGACTCCAGCTCTGGAAGATGCCAATTTCACATATGGTATGAACTCTGACACCTTGCAAGAAATTGTGGAGCATTGGAGGGAGAAATACgactggaggaagagagaggcaagACTCAACTCCTACCCCCATTTCAA GACCCGCATAGAAGGGTTAGACATCCACTTCATGCGTGCAAATTCCAAGATTGGCAGTGCCAAAAATGTCAAGGCAGTGCCACTGCTGCTGATCCATGGGTGGCCAGGCTCCTTTGTTGAGTTCTACGACATACTGCCTCTCCTTAACCACCCACAGGAAGGCAGTAATGTTGTATTTGATGTCATCTGCGCTTCCATCCCTGGCTATGGCTTCTCTCAGAGCTCCTCCAAACAAG gTTTTGGCAACATTGAGACGGCCCAGGTGTTCTTGAAGCTGATGAAACGTCTGGGCTATGAGAAGTTCTACTTGCAGGGAGGAGACTGGGGCTCCCTAATTGCTACCAACATGGCCATTATGTACCCTGACCA CATTTTAGGGGTACATGTGAATATGGTTTTTGTCAATTCTCCTGCCGTGACACTCAAAATGATTTTGGGAGCCTACCTGCCAGCAGGAGTGCTGGTCGCTAAGGAAGACCAGAACAAATTGTACCCACTGTCAAATCTTTTCTCCATGATGGTTATAGAATCTGGCTACATGCACATACAGTCCACCAAACCTGACACTATTG GTGCAGCACTGAACCAGAATCCAGTGAGCCTTGCAGCATATATCTTAGAAAAGTTCAGCACCTGGACCCACAAAGACAATCCTCACAAACCTGATGGTGGACTCCTTCACAGTAACTTTCCGATATCTCTAGATAATATGTTGGATAATATCTGCATTTATTG GTTCACAAATTCTATCACAACTAGCGTACGCTTTTACTCTGAGGGATTTAACAAAAAAACTTACGGAAAGTTAGATAC CATCCCAGTTCGAGTACCTGCTGGACTGGCATCCTTTCCCCAGGAGATTTTAAACTTGCCCAAGAACTTTATTGCCCACAAGTTCTACAATATTGTCACTTACAA
- the LOC128698553 gene encoding epoxide hydrolase 1-like isoform X1, producing MLHTVHPYGMLSARCCLLDIQGQSGSVVVSTETVKMSWSRLMVVGLMVVVVSYKVKYMMKEPPLPHLEPDPWWGPGEPQDEDVSINRFSISVSDEDLRDFKARLALPLRLTPALEDANFTYGMNSDTLQEIVEHWREKYDWRKREARLNSYPHFKTRIEGLDIHFMRANSKIGSAKNVKAVPLLLIHGWPGSFVEFYDILPLLNHPQEGSNVVFDVICASIPGYGFSQSSSKQGFGNIETAQVFLKLMKRLGYEKFYLQGGDWGSLIATNMAIMYPDHILGVHVNMVFVNSPAVTLKMILGAYLPAGVLVAKEDQNKLYPLSNLFSMMVIESGYMHIQSTKPDTIGAALNQNPVSLAAYILEKFSTWTHKDNPHKPDGGLLHSNFPISLDNMLDNICIYWFTNSITTSVRFYSEGFNKKTYGKLDTIPVRVPAGLASFPQEILNLPKNFIAHKFYNIVTYNEQPAGGHFAAMERPALLAVDLHKFVTTLEKTT from the exons ATGTTACACACAGTTCACCCTTATGGCATGTTGAGTGCCAGATGCTGCTTGTTAGACATCCAGGGACAGTCAGGTAGTGTTGTAGTCAGTACTGAGACAGTCAAG ATGTCATGGTCacggttgatggtggtggggttgatggtggtggtagtgtcatacAAGGTGAAGTACATGATGAAGGAGCCTCCACTTCCCCACCTTGAACCTGACCCTTGGTGGGGGCCAGGGGAACCACAGGACGAAGATGTCTCCATCAATCGTTTTAGCATCAGTGTTTCTGATGAG GACTTGCGAGATTTTAAGGCTCGCCTGGCACTGCCCCTGAGACTGACTCCAGCTCTGGAAGATGCCAATTTCACATATGGTATGAACTCTGACACCTTGCAAGAAATTGTGGAGCATTGGAGGGAGAAATACgactggaggaagagagaggcaagACTCAACTCCTACCCCCATTTCAA GACCCGCATAGAAGGGTTAGACATCCACTTCATGCGTGCAAATTCCAAGATTGGCAGTGCCAAAAATGTCAAGGCAGTGCCACTGCTGCTGATCCATGGGTGGCCAGGCTCCTTTGTTGAGTTCTACGACATACTGCCTCTCCTTAACCACCCACAGGAAGGCAGTAATGTTGTATTTGATGTCATCTGCGCTTCCATCCCTGGCTATGGCTTCTCTCAGAGCTCCTCCAAACAAG gTTTTGGCAACATTGAGACGGCCCAGGTGTTCTTGAAGCTGATGAAACGTCTGGGCTATGAGAAGTTCTACTTGCAGGGAGGAGACTGGGGCTCCCTAATTGCTACCAACATGGCCATTATGTACCCTGACCA CATTTTAGGGGTACATGTGAATATGGTTTTTGTCAATTCTCCTGCCGTGACACTCAAAATGATTTTGGGAGCCTACCTGCCAGCAGGAGTGCTGGTCGCTAAGGAAGACCAGAACAAATTGTACCCACTGTCAAATCTTTTCTCCATGATGGTTATAGAATCTGGCTACATGCACATACAGTCCACCAAACCTGACACTATTG GTGCAGCACTGAACCAGAATCCAGTGAGCCTTGCAGCATATATCTTAGAAAAGTTCAGCACCTGGACCCACAAAGACAATCCTCACAAACCTGATGGTGGACTCCTTCACAGTAACTTTCCGATATCTCTAGATAATATGTTGGATAATATCTGCATTTATTG GTTCACAAATTCTATCACAACTAGCGTACGCTTTTACTCTGAGGGATTTAACAAAAAAACTTACGGAAAGTTAGATAC CATCCCAGTTCGAGTACCTGCTGGACTGGCATCCTTTCCCCAGGAGATTTTAAACTTGCCCAAGAACTTTATTGCCCACAAGTTCTACAATATTGTCACTTACAA